The DNA region ATGCCTATGGCGTTGGCTTGGCAGCACCGCAAATAGGCTTGCCCATTAGGTTGTTTTTGGTTGATACTACGCCATTTTCTGAAGACGAAGATTTATCGGAAGAAGATCAAAAAGCGCTCGATGGTTTTAAACGTGTATTTATCAATGCCGAAATTGTTGAAGAAGAAGGTGAGGAGTGGGCGTTCAATGAAGGCTGTTTAAGTATTCCGGATGTTCGGGAAGATGTTTTCAGAAAACCAAAAATCACTATCGAGTATCTCGATGAAAATTTTGAGCAAAAAAAGGAAACTTTTGATGGGTTGATTGCTCGTGTGATCCAACACGAGTACGATCATATTGAAGGTATTTTGTTTACCGATAAGCTTTCAACGCTAAAAAAACGTTTGATAAAAGGGCGATTGAGCAACATTTCAAAAGGTAAAATTAAGGTGGACTACCGCATGCGTTTTCCGGCCATGAAAAAGAAAAGATAACATTTGCAAAACATCAATAAACAGTTGATATTTGTGCCTTTCAAAAAATAAAATATGAGTTTAGAAAAAGTCATTTCAATTTCAGGAAAACCTGGATTATACAAATTAATAACCCAAACCCGTGCTGGTTTTGTGGCCGAATCTCTATTGGATAATAAACGCATTTCGGTAAGCGTACAAAACAACGTTAGCGTGTTAAGCGAGATAGCCATTTATACTTTAAATGAAGAAGTGCCACTAAGGGAAGTTTTTGAAAAAATAAAAGAAAAGGAAAATGGCCAGCCAACAAGTGTGAAGCCAAAAGACAGTAAAGATAAGTTGGAAGAATACTTTTTTGAAGTGTTGCCAGAATACGACGAAGACCGTGTTTATGCCAGCGATATTAAAAAAGTGCTGCAATGGTACAACTTGTTGCACAAGCACGATATGCTTAACGATTTAAGCGAAAAAGAAACAGTAAGTGAGTCGGCAGACGAAGAAGAATAGAACATGATAGACTGAAAACCTCCTTGAAAAAGGAGGTTTTGTTTTTTTAGGTGTAAGTTTTACTTATAAATTACGACCACAAGTTTTAATTAAGAATCAAGCCTTATGAAATCGTTGTGGTTTTTTGATGATGTAAATCTTTTTAAAATACTGTGCCCCCATAAATTCAAAACCTACAAATCCGTTCATACTTTAGATTCCTACAAAAAGAAGGACTACATTTATTTTCAGGAAGACTCGGCTAACAAGGTATATCTCATTGAAAAAGGAAAAGTGAAGTTGGGCTACTATAGTGAAGATGGTAATGAAGTGATAAAAGCCATTTTAACCCGTGGAGAGTTGTTTGGCGAAACGGCCATTTTGGGCGAATCCAAACGCGAGGAGTTTGCACAATCCATAGATAACAACACAAGCATTTGTCCGGTAGGCGTCGATACCATGTACAATTTAATGCGAGAAAACCAAACCTTTAGTTTTAAGATTTACAAGTTTATCGGGGTCAAGCTAAAAAGGCTCGAAAGACGATTGCAGATTTTACTTTTTAAAGATGCCAAAACAAGACTTTTAGAATTCCTTGAAGAACTTTGTCTGGATTATGGCTATGATTGCGAAAAAACAGGAGATAAAGTTATTCAACACCCCTATACCCAAAAAGATATCGCTTCGCTAATAGGTACCTCAAGGCCAACACTTAATATTTTACTTAAAGAACTTCAAGAAGAAAACAAGTTGGAATTTTCAAGAAAACAGATAAAGATTTATAAAAAATAATGCTTAATGTTAGCTAGCTAACATTTTGAGATAAAATCATGCTTTAGTTTTGGAGTATATTAAACATTAAAACCAAAAGCTATGATTAAAAAAATGATTTTTGCCTTTACGGCATTGTTGGTGTTTGTAACGTCCTGTAGTAAAAGTGACGATGGGCAAACTACTGCACGTTTAACTTTGAATTTGAACGGACTTGAAGAATTAGGTGATGATTTTGTTTACGAAGGATGGATAATTGTTGACGGTAGCCCCGTTTCAACGGGAACATTTTCTTCGGCAGTGTTTCCGCAATCTTTTAATGTTGATGCAGATCAACTGGAAAAAGCCACAACCTTTGTATTGTCTATTGAGCCAGCCATTGACCCAGATCCAGCTCCAGCAGATACTAAAATATTGGCTGGAGATTTTTCAGGAAATCAAGCTAATGTGAGTTCAGCTGGAATAGTCGCTGATTTTGGAGACGCTTCCGGAAAATATATTTTGGCCACGCCAACCGATGGAGAAGATAACAATGAATTTAGTGGTGTTTGGTTTTTGGATTTAACCAGCGGTTCTCCAGCAGTTGGATTGGATTTACCTACATTGTCTGATGGTTGGAAGTACGAAGGCTGGGCGGTAATCGATGGTGTGCCCGTAAGTTCTGGAACTTTTACTGATGTTGCTGATTTTGATGATAATGCGATGACTACACCGTTTAAGGGTGATTTAAATGATGGACCGCCATATCCGGGAGAAGATTATTTGCAAAATGCACCGTCGGGGCTGACTTTTCCAACCGATTTGCGTGGAGCTACAGTAGTGATTTCGGTTGAGCCTTACCCAGATAATAGCCCTGCCCCATTTACTCTCAAACCTTTGGCGCATATGGTACCTGCCAGTGCAGACCACCATTTTACCATTGATATGGGAGCTGGGCCTGTGATGTATCTTGAAGGAATGGTTAGCCGGTAAGTAGTGTTGATAATTAGTAAAAAAACAAGGGAGATTTGTTAAAATTTCTCTTGTTTTGTTTTTTAAAGCGTTTTTAAAAAAGCTTTTATGAATCGCCACGAAAAAAGCGATTGCATAATTTTGAGTTCTTCCCAAAAGTTAGATTCTTCATCCAAAAATTTAAAAATGATTTTTGGATGATTTTTTTTATAAAATTGGCCGAACAGCCATTCGCCTCTGTGGTTATCGTCTTTCAGTACTTTTAAAAATACTTTATCGTAAAACCGAAAACGCCTTTTAAAAAGCCCTTTTGAGGGCGTGCTGTTCAACTTTAAATTTTCAATAATGATGGAAACTTTCTTTTCGGTATGTTTAAAAGAATAACCGGTTGAGGGTTTTACCCAACCACCACCAGTGCCAATTTTTGTAACATGGTTGGTGTTGAATTTGTAAAACGGAAAAGTGGTCATGGGGATTTGCCCTGTTTCGGTTTCGGTAATGGAGTAGTGGTCAACTTTCAAATAGTTGCGTATATAATTTTCAATAAAACCATCGTAAGTGTCTTCAGAAACTAGGTGCTCGGTAAAATAAGTGAACTCTATTAAGGCTTCATTTTTAGAAAATGGCAAAACGTAAGTGAAGGTAGTTTGCTCGTCGTCTTTCAGCCTAAAATCCATCATGGTAAATGTTTCTTCATCAAAACAATCTTTTTCAGTTTTGATTACCCACCCTTTAAAATGCTGGGTTAACGAAATGTGTTTTTTTGAATTTTTATAAAACGATTCAGGAATTCGGCTATCGAAAATATGATTAGCCGAATAGGTGTTGTTTTCTGTTGTAACGGTTGGTTTTGTTATGGCTTGGACTGATGTTACGGTTTCAGTTATAAATTGAAAATGGGGATGCTTGGCGAGTTGCTTTTTAGCTTCATTGTAAAAATCAATAGCTCGAACAGATTTGTATTTATAGGGTTTTAACGAAAAAGAAATGTTTTCTGTTGAAGTGACTACCGAAGCTTTTCCCCAAGATTTAGAAACGATATTATTCCAATTTGAGGGTTCAGTTTCCCAGAAACTCCAAGTTTTGTCGTTGTTGTTTTTTTCAGAAGGTTCAACCAGTGCGATCCGTTTTTTAGAAAAAAAAGCATCTTCGCTCATTTTTAATGCCAGTTGGAGTCCGGCCAATCCGCAGCCAATAATAATATAATCGAAATGGGCGTGCTGCTCCATTCTAGGAATTATTTTTTGAAATATTTAAAAGGCACGAAAAGCATCCCGAAACATTCGCCATCTTTTTTTCCTAAATGTTTATGGTGCATTTTATGCGCGCGCCTAACACCACGGGCGTACCAGTTGTTGGCGTTTCTAAATAATTTAAAGCGTTGATGGATAAATATATCATGAACCAAAAAGTAGGTGGCTCCATAGGCGAAAATGCCCAAACCAATGGGCAGACAAAACCAAACGTTTTCGTAGCCCCAAAGGTAGAAGCAAACAATACTTACAGCTGCATAGAAAAGAAAAAAAGCATCGTTGCGCTCAAACCAACTATCGTGGTCTTTTTTATGGTGGTCTTTGTGCAGATGCCATAAAAATCCGTGCATGATGTATTTATGGGTAAACCACGCCATAAATTCCATAAAACAAAAGGTTCCTAAAAAAATCAATATCCAATAAACGACCTGCATAGCTATAATTTACAATAAATTTAATTGATATTTTACGTAACTACGCATTAACAGTTCGATTTTTTTGGGATTTGAAACGCGTATTCGGGAATCTTTGATTTTAAGAGCGGGTGTACGTTTCAATTTTTTGAGCAATTGGTTGTAATAGCGATACGCCATAAATACCCCAAACTTAGCTTCAATTGGCAGTTTTTTTATGCCACTCAAGCCTTTCCTGAAATCGGACTCAATGTCATCAATGATTTCTTTTTTACTAGCTTCGTCAAGGTTTTTTAAATCGGTATTGGGAAAGTATGTGCGGTCCAGCCCCTCAAAATCGGCTTTTAAATCTCGTAGAAAATTCACTTTTTGAAAAGCCGAGCCCAAAGCCATAGCTGTTTCTTTAAGTTCGTCATATTTTTGCTGGTCTCCTTTTACAAATACTTTTAGGCACATGAGCCCAACCACATCGGCCGATCCATAAATATAAGCTTTGAATTCTTCTTCAGAAAGGTAAGTGGATTTGTGCAAATCTTGGCGCATGCTTTTCATAAAGGCGTCCACTAAACTTTTGTCGATGTTGTATTTATGGTACGTATGCTGAAAGGCGTTTAAGATAGGGTTTAAACTGATTTTGTTGTCTAACGCCAATTCCAAATCTTCCGAAAACCTGTTGAAAAGCATCTCTTTCGGATAGTCGTGAAACGAATCGACAATTTCATCTGCAAATCTCACAAAACCGTAAATATTGTAAATATCGTTTCTAATGGTTTTGTATAGCATTTTAGTGGCCAACGAAAACGAGGTGCTGTAAGTTTGCGTTACCAATTTACTGGAGCGGTACGATACGGTGTCGAATAAAGCTTTCATAATAAAACGGGATGGTGTTTGGTTATTAAATCGGCTACTAATTTGCCTGAAATCAAAGAAGGCGGAACTCCTGGGCCGGGAACCGTTAATTGTCCGGTAAAAAATAAGTTCTTTACTTTTTTGCTTTTCAGTTTTGGTCTTAAAAATGCGGTTTGCAATAGGGTGTTGGCCATACCATAGGCATTGCCTTTGTATGAGTTGTAATCTTTTATAAAATCATTAACGCAAAAGCTTTCCTTGAAAATAATATCGTTTTCTACGGTTTGAGAAGTGAGGTTTTCAAATCGTGTAATGATTTTATTGAAATATTCTTCGCGTAATTCCGGCGTGTCTTTTAAGCCTGGGGCGAGCGGAATTAAAAAAATTCCTGCTTCCTTGCCATCAGGTGCAGCATTTTGGTCGGTAATACTCGGGAAACTGGCATAGAACAATGGGTTTTCAGGCCATTTTGGATGGTCGTAAATAGCTTCGGCGTGCGTGTCGAAATCCACATCAAAAAATAAAGTGTGGTGGTTTACGTTTTTGAGTTTTTTATCGAAACCAACATAAAATAACAACGATGATGGGGCGAAGGTTTTCTTTTTCCAATAGGATTCAGAATACTGTCTGTAGGCTTTATCTAAAAGGGTTTCGCTGTGGTGGTAATCGGCACCGCTCACCACAATATCCGAAAGATATGTTTTTCCGTTAGACATCACTCCAATAGCTTTGCCATTATCTACGATAATTTTATCGATGGGGTTTTGGGTTTTAATTTTTACACCGAGTTTCAATGCTAGCTTTTCAAGTGCCAAAATAACTTGGTACATCCCCTTTTTAGGGTGAAAGGTGCCGAGTCCAAAATCGGCATAATTCATAAAATTGTAAAAGGAAGGGGTGTCGCTGGGTTTAGCGCCCAAGAATAAAACAGGGAATTCCAATATTTTAACCAAACGTTCGTTTTTAAATTCTTTTCGAACGTCTTTTTTGATGGTGCTGAAAAATTGGTTCAGCTTTTTAATGGTTGCTGGTGTTATTAATTCTAAAGGTGAAACGCCAGGATTGTAAACCAAGTCTTTTATCGCTATCTTATAATTGCTTTTAGCTTCGCTAATGAATTTGTAAAGTTGTTTTGAGCTTCCGGGTTCTTCTTTTTCAAACGCAATAGCTATTTTGTCGAGGGTGTCCTCGATAGTAACATAATCGTTCTTTCCGAAGTAAACACTATAGGCCGGATTGAGTTTTTCTAAAGTATAAAAATCAGAAGGTTTTTTGTCGAAATCTGCAAAAAAGCGCTCAAACACATCAGGCATCCAATACCAAGTGGGGCCAATATCAAATGTAAATCCATCTTTTTTTAATTGTCTTGCTCGTCCGCCAATAGTGGGGTTCTTTTCAAAAATGGTAACGTCGTACCCCGATTGCGCCAAATAGCAGGAGGCTGCCAATGCCGAAAATCCAGACCCGATAATGTTTGCTTTTAATTTCATTGTTCAACAAATATAGATAAAAGTTAAACAAAAATGAAATTTTAAACTGTTTTAACTAAATCTTCAATGGAATTAAAAATAGTAATTTTTTCAGGAATGCTATTTATATTAGTTTCTTTGAATTTTTTTCCAAGTATAAGAAGATCGGTGTTTTCTTGTTTGAGTAATAATTCGTTGAACTGGAGAAGGTAGTCCTGAATATCTTGGGTTTCGGGGTAAATGGTAAAGTAGGAAATAAAAGTGACAATGCTGAAGAATTCCAATACGCCCAGCAAGCTGTCCATAGGTACGCTTTCTCCCAAAAATATGGTATGGTAACCTTTACTGCGCAATTGATAGTTTATAAAAAGGAGACCAATATCATGGATTTCATTTTCGGGCAAGAACAGTACAAAAGTTTTAGAATCTGGTCGCGGCTCTAAAATCTGAAGCCTTTCAATATTAAGGAGAATCTTTTGTTTTATGTGTATGGACAAAAAATGTTCGTGTGCGGGTGTTATGGTATTGGTTTGCCATAAAAGACCAATTTCCTCTAGTAGCGGAAGGAACACGCTGTAAAAAATGTCATTAAAACTTTTAGTTTCCAGTAGGTTGTTATAAGTGTTGTAAAATAAAGTTTGATCGAAATTGATCATCGCTAGCTTTAGGGCGTTGATGGCATGATCTTCAACTTTGGAGCGCGAAGCAATTTCTCTAACTTTTATCGGGATTTCGTTTTCATCTAGTTTTGCAATTTTAGAGATTTTTATCCCGTTGTTGTTTAAATAGGAGATGTTGAGCAACTTTTGCAAGCTGGCCAAATTGTAGTTTCGAATATTCGTGTCCGTTCGGTTTGGACTTAAAAGTTGGTAGCGTTTTTCCCAAATTCGGATGG from Tamlana crocina includes:
- a CDS encoding lycopene cyclase family protein, whose protein sequence is MEQHAHFDYIIIGCGLAGLQLALKMSEDAFFSKKRIALVEPSEKNNNDKTWSFWETEPSNWNNIVSKSWGKASVVTSTENISFSLKPYKYKSVRAIDFYNEAKKQLAKHPHFQFITETVTSVQAITKPTVTTENNTYSANHIFDSRIPESFYKNSKKHISLTQHFKGWVIKTEKDCFDEETFTMMDFRLKDDEQTTFTYVLPFSKNEALIEFTYFTEHLVSEDTYDGFIENYIRNYLKVDHYSITETETGQIPMTTFPFYKFNTNHVTKIGTGGGWVKPSTGYSFKHTEKKVSIIIENLKLNSTPSKGLFKRRFRFYDKVFLKVLKDDNHRGEWLFGQFYKKNHPKIIFKFLDEESNFWEELKIMQSLFSWRFIKAFLKTL
- a CDS encoding MerR family transcriptional regulator; protein product: MNNIKVNFSIKDLENLSGIKAHTIRIWEKRYQLLSPNRTDTNIRNYNLASLQKLLNISYLNNNGIKISKIAKLDENEIPIKVREIASRSKVEDHAINALKLAMINFDQTLFYNTYNNLLETKSFNDIFYSVFLPLLEEIGLLWQTNTITPAHEHFLSIHIKQKILLNIERLQILEPRPDSKTFVLFLPENEIHDIGLLFINYQLRSKGYHTIFLGESVPMDSLLGVLEFFSIVTFISYFTIYPETQDIQDYLLQFNELLLKQENTDLLILGKKFKETNINSIPEKITIFNSIEDLVKTV
- the crtI gene encoding phytoene desaturase family protein, producing the protein MKLKANIIGSGFSALAASCYLAQSGYDVTIFEKNPTIGGRARQLKKDGFTFDIGPTWYWMPDVFERFFADFDKKPSDFYTLEKLNPAYSVYFGKNDYVTIEDTLDKIAIAFEKEEPGSSKQLYKFISEAKSNYKIAIKDLVYNPGVSPLELITPATIKKLNQFFSTIKKDVRKEFKNERLVKILEFPVLFLGAKPSDTPSFYNFMNYADFGLGTFHPKKGMYQVILALEKLALKLGVKIKTQNPIDKIIVDNGKAIGVMSNGKTYLSDIVVSGADYHHSETLLDKAYRQYSESYWKKKTFAPSSLLFYVGFDKKLKNVNHHTLFFDVDFDTHAEAIYDHPKWPENPLFYASFPSITDQNAAPDGKEAGIFLIPLAPGLKDTPELREEYFNKIITRFENLTSQTVENDIIFKESFCVNDFIKDYNSYKGNAYGMANTLLQTAFLRPKLKSKKVKNLFFTGQLTVPGPGVPPSLISGKLVADLITKHHPVLL
- a CDS encoding DUF5606 domain-containing protein — protein: MSLEKVISISGKPGLYKLITQTRAGFVAESLLDNKRISVSVQNNVSVLSEIAIYTLNEEVPLREVFEKIKEKENGQPTSVKPKDSKDKLEEYFFEVLPEYDEDRVYASDIKKVLQWYNLLHKHDMLNDLSEKETVSESADEEE
- a CDS encoding Crp/Fnr family transcriptional regulator, with amino-acid sequence MKSLWFFDDVNLFKILCPHKFKTYKSVHTLDSYKKKDYIYFQEDSANKVYLIEKGKVKLGYYSEDGNEVIKAILTRGELFGETAILGESKREEFAQSIDNNTSICPVGVDTMYNLMRENQTFSFKIYKFIGVKLKRLERRLQILLFKDAKTRLLEFLEELCLDYGYDCEKTGDKVIQHPYTQKDIASLIGTSRPTLNILLKELQEENKLEFSRKQIKIYKK
- a CDS encoding beta-carotene hydroxylase translates to MQVVYWILIFLGTFCFMEFMAWFTHKYIMHGFLWHLHKDHHKKDHDSWFERNDAFFLFYAAVSIVCFYLWGYENVWFCLPIGLGIFAYGATYFLVHDIFIHQRFKLFRNANNWYARGVRRAHKMHHKHLGKKDGECFGMLFVPFKYFKK
- a CDS encoding anti-sigma factor; protein product: MIKKMIFAFTALLVFVTSCSKSDDGQTTARLTLNLNGLEELGDDFVYEGWIIVDGSPVSTGTFSSAVFPQSFNVDADQLEKATTFVLSIEPAIDPDPAPADTKILAGDFSGNQANVSSAGIVADFGDASGKYILATPTDGEDNNEFSGVWFLDLTSGSPAVGLDLPTLSDGWKYEGWAVIDGVPVSSGTFTDVADFDDNAMTTPFKGDLNDGPPYPGEDYLQNAPSGLTFPTDLRGATVVISVEPYPDNSPAPFTLKPLAHMVPASADHHFTIDMGAGPVMYLEGMVSR
- the def gene encoding peptide deformylase, which encodes MILPIVAYGDPVLKKVATEIDANYPKLNELIDNMFETMYNAYGVGLAAPQIGLPIRLFLVDTTPFSEDEDLSEEDQKALDGFKRVFINAEIVEEEGEEWAFNEGCLSIPDVREDVFRKPKITIEYLDENFEQKKETFDGLIARVIQHEYDHIEGILFTDKLSTLKKRLIKGRLSNISKGKIKVDYRMRFPAMKKKR
- a CDS encoding phytoene/squalene synthase family protein: MKALFDTVSYRSSKLVTQTYSTSFSLATKMLYKTIRNDIYNIYGFVRFADEIVDSFHDYPKEMLFNRFSEDLELALDNKISLNPILNAFQHTYHKYNIDKSLVDAFMKSMRQDLHKSTYLSEEEFKAYIYGSADVVGLMCLKVFVKGDQQKYDELKETAMALGSAFQKVNFLRDLKADFEGLDRTYFPNTDLKNLDEASKKEIIDDIESDFRKGLSGIKKLPIEAKFGVFMAYRYYNQLLKKLKRTPALKIKDSRIRVSNPKKIELLMRSYVKYQLNLL